A window of Infirmifilum lucidum contains these coding sequences:
- a CDS encoding protoporphyrinogen/coproporphyrinogen oxidase, whose translation MAAVDFVVLGCGWAGALLSYKLKESFPRARVACLEASSSPGGLLRTAVVDGFTFDIGGSHIIFSRDRGLLDEMLGFAGDVVAHERRSFIMYNGYKVPYPFENGIYVLPPELRAEILVDFVEALLEGARAGWGPKNLREWAETFFGRAISREYLVPYNEKIWKRPAESIASDWLYTPGRLPLPDWRDVVRSGAGVPTTGYREQAIFYYPRAGGIQSLYEGVVSAARNLGVVFLWGYRVTRLEKQGMWVVNGEVEARSVFSTLPITELPAILDLPSDVERAAASLQYNRVIVVGVALRKRAPPEHWVYVPQKEIIFHRYAWISNYSPLNAPPGHSSLIAEITVEPWRSLRVEEAIEETIEGLKQLGVVSESEEEVVFTNAWVHEYGYPVYTHGHAEARSRVLGYLESCGVKSLGRWGSWHYWNMDRVLAEVNSLVSALRPG comes from the coding sequence ATGGCCGCCGTGGATTTCGTAGTGCTCGGTTGTGGCTGGGCTGGAGCGCTCCTATCGTACAAGCTCAAGGAGAGTTTCCCACGGGCTAGGGTCGCCTGCCTGGAGGCTTCGAGTAGCCCCGGGGGGCTTCTTAGGACGGCGGTCGTGGACGGCTTTACCTTCGATATCGGGGGGAGCCACATAATATTCTCCCGGGACAGGGGGCTCCTGGATGAGATGCTGGGGTTTGCAGGCGACGTCGTAGCGCACGAGAGGCGGAGCTTCATAATGTACAACGGGTACAAGGTTCCATACCCGTTTGAAAACGGGATATACGTGCTGCCGCCTGAGCTCAGGGCCGAGATCCTGGTAGACTTCGTAGAGGCCCTGCTGGAGGGTGCTAGGGCTGGATGGGGGCCGAAGAACTTAAGGGAGTGGGCGGAGACATTCTTCGGTAGGGCGATTTCCAGGGAGTACCTCGTACCCTACAACGAGAAGATATGGAAGCGGCCAGCGGAGAGCATTGCCTCGGACTGGCTCTACACCCCCGGCCGCCTCCCCCTTCCGGACTGGCGGGACGTCGTCAGGAGCGGTGCCGGCGTGCCTACCACGGGCTACAGGGAGCAGGCCATCTTCTACTACCCCCGCGCCGGGGGCATACAGAGCCTGTACGAGGGAGTGGTATCTGCAGCGAGGAACCTTGGAGTAGTGTTCCTCTGGGGTTACCGGGTTACGAGGCTCGAGAAGCAGGGGATGTGGGTGGTAAACGGGGAGGTAGAGGCCCGCAGCGTGTTTTCCACGCTCCCAATAACAGAGTTGCCGGCGATACTAGACCTGCCAAGCGACGTCGAGCGGGCGGCGGCGAGCCTCCAGTACAACAGGGTCATCGTCGTCGGGGTAGCCCTCAGGAAGAGGGCCCCGCCGGAGCACTGGGTGTACGTGCCCCAGAAGGAGATAATCTTCCACAGGTACGCCTGGATATCCAACTACAGCCCCTTGAATGCTCCCCCCGGACACTCGTCCCTGATCGCCGAAATCACCGTGGAGCCGTGGAGGAGCCTCAGGGTGGAGGAAGCCATAGAGGAGACTATCGAGGGGCTGAAGCAGCTGGGCGTCGTGAGCGAGTCTGAGGAGGAGGTAGTCTTCACCAATGCCTGGGTTCACGAGTACGGCTACCCCGTCTACACCCACGGCCACGCCGAGGCCAGGAGCAGGGTTCTCGGGTACCTCGAGAGCTGTGGCGTGAAGAGCCTGGGGAGGTGGGGATCCTGGCACTACTGGAACATGGACCGCGTCCTCGCAGAGGTCAACAGCCTTGTGTCTGCGCTCAGGCCAGGTTGA
- a CDS encoding stage II sporulation protein M, giving the protein MAVGWPMRRKLIVLSTVLFLWGFAAGYALPLVSPEAARALYSLIREAVIGKIGGSITPGPWLSLAIFVNNVRVALVTLALGLTVIVPAIVVAGNGALLGLVSSMAISTGRPLLVVLASILPHGVFEIPALIYTASVSLELGALLWMRVLGKAGGLEAALRRLPRDVAIIVALFLLAALLEGLVTPAVVALVQSL; this is encoded by the coding sequence GTGGCGGTTGGCTGGCCTATGAGGCGGAAGCTCATCGTGCTGTCTACGGTTCTCTTCCTCTGGGGGTTCGCGGCCGGGTACGCGCTCCCCCTGGTCTCCCCTGAAGCTGCCAGGGCTCTTTACAGCCTGATACGCGAGGCTGTCATCGGGAAAATTGGGGGCAGCATTACGCCCGGGCCTTGGCTGTCCCTGGCTATCTTCGTGAACAACGTTAGAGTAGCACTAGTCACGCTAGCGCTAGGCCTCACGGTGATCGTACCGGCCATCGTCGTGGCGGGCAACGGCGCCCTCTTAGGGCTGGTGAGCTCGATGGCTATATCCACGGGCAGGCCCCTGCTAGTTGTCCTTGCCTCGATTCTCCCGCATGGGGTCTTCGAGATCCCTGCGTTGATATACACCGCGAGCGTCTCCCTCGAGCTGGGCGCGCTGCTGTGGATGCGGGTGCTGGGGAAAGCTGGAGGGCTAGAGGCGGCTCTCCGCAGGCTCCCGCGCGACGTGGCAATCATCGTGGCGCTCTTCCTATTGGCCGCCCTCCTCGAGGGATTAGTCACGCCGGCTGTCGTGGCGCTGGTGCAAAGCTTATAA
- a CDS encoding archaellin/type IV pilin N-terminal domain-containing protein has protein sequence MKRRAISPVIATLLLIVIAVAAAVLAYIWIIGYQGTLTQQASAQQLQEKIKIEAVSYSADTNTLSVYVRNIGDISVTIASAYVLNPSGTAIATTDFTSNNELQPGQLLGFSITGVSLQPGYTYVAKVVTKSGTEATYTWTYRT, from the coding sequence ATGAAGCGGAGAGCAATATCGCCCGTAATAGCGACGCTACTACTCATAGTAATCGCAGTCGCAGCGGCAGTCCTAGCCTACATATGGATCATAGGCTACCAGGGCACGCTCACGCAGCAGGCCAGCGCACAGCAACTCCAAGAGAAGATAAAGATCGAGGCCGTCAGTTATTCAGCAGATACAAATACTCTTAGTGTATATGTTCGAAACATCGGGGATATTAGTGTAACAATTGCTAGCGCATACGTTCTAAACCCAAGCGGGACAGCCATAGCTACAACTGACTTTACTTCAAATAATGAGCTGCAGCCAGGACAGCTTCTAGGGTTCTCTATAACAGGCGTGTCGTTGCAACCAGGTTATACCTACGTTGCTAAGGTTGTCACTAAGAGCGGCACTGAGGCCACGTACACCTGGACTTACAGGACTTAG
- a CDS encoding ankyrin repeat domain-containing protein: MQGPVDRELLEAAARGDYGKVKELLDRGADVNTRDKYGWTPLHYAADGGHLEVARLLLDRGADVNTRDNDGRTPLDLARAMGHKEVVELLESVGEHGR, from the coding sequence GTGCAGGGCCCGGTAGACAGGGAACTGCTGGAGGCGGCGGCGAGGGGCGACTACGGGAAGGTAAAAGAACTACTCGACAGGGGCGCAGACGTGAACACCAGGGACAAGTATGGCTGGACACCGCTACACTATGCTGCTGACGGTGGGCACTTGGAGGTCGCGAGGCTGCTGTTGGATAGGGGTGCAGACGTAAACACCAGGGACAATGATGGCAGGACGCCCCTAGACCTTGCGAGGGCGATGGGGCACAAAGAAGTCGTCGAGCTCCTGGAGTCTGTCGGCGAACACGGTCGGTAG
- a CDS encoding IS607 family transposase, with translation MEERLYKVSEAAKRLGISRVTLRSWIRQGKIAAKRVGKLWMIPEGEIIRILGGGSPEGGRAVIYARVSSRKQEIDGDLERQVERLRLYASARGYKVVGVVTDVASGLNEDREGLERVMEMAKAKQFDILLVEFRDRLARFGFEYLRRYFEAFGVRVEAVEEGEEKSYMEELVEDFASIITSFAAEIYGKRSRKFQEVKRYVRNVIGEND, from the coding sequence GTGGAGGAGAGGTTGTATAAGGTGAGCGAGGCGGCCAAGCGGCTGGGCATTTCGCGGGTCACTCTCAGGTCTTGGATTAGGCAGGGAAAAATCGCCGCTAAGAGGGTTGGTAAGCTCTGGATGATCCCCGAGGGCGAGATAATCCGCATACTGGGTGGAGGGTCTCCTGAGGGCGGGCGCGCGGTAATCTACGCTAGAGTCTCCAGTAGGAAACAAGAAATTGATGGCGACCTCGAACGGCAGGTGGAGAGGCTTAGACTGTACGCCTCCGCGAGGGGGTATAAGGTCGTGGGCGTCGTGACTGATGTGGCCAGCGGGCTCAACGAGGATAGGGAGGGTCTTGAGAGGGTCATGGAGATGGCCAAAGCCAAGCAATTCGATATTCTCCTCGTGGAGTTTAGGGACAGGCTCGCCCGCTTCGGCTTCGAGTACTTGAGGAGGTACTTCGAGGCCTTCGGTGTGAGGGTGGAGGCCGTTGAGGAAGGCGAGGAGAAAAGCTATATGGAGGAGCTCGTTGAGGACTTCGCCTCGATAATTACCAGCTTCGCTGCCGAGATATACGGGAAGAGGTCTAGGAAATTTCAAGAAGTCAAGAGGTACGTGAGGAATGTTATTGGAGAGAACGATTAA
- a CDS encoding ABC transporter permease: MSLREDLRGLWLLVLWDLNRMERRTLFVVMRVTWFAIQVSIFGLALSAMVRFREIAGATLDYYHFYLFGVYTSMLFSVSVSRAYDIAEEFEEGTIEYLLSLPISRRALALGRALGGGLAAFIFTLPMYAFIIYLLGDYDPRAVLISLAAALAFSVGVVGFVLSVVLSLKSSDTTDIVFGLLDAVLIRLSTVFYPAVVLSKIAPYYYSALLNPISHFVDFLRTVFFFEEFRAITIASPDLMACYLLGFVVGLSSLAILVVEKAVEGGGWR, translated from the coding sequence ATGTCGCTACGCGAAGACTTGAGGGGGCTCTGGCTCCTAGTACTCTGGGATCTCAACAGGATGGAGCGCAGAACGCTCTTCGTGGTCATGCGCGTCACGTGGTTCGCCATACAGGTCTCTATTTTCGGCCTAGCTCTCTCGGCCATGGTCAGGTTCAGGGAAATAGCCGGGGCGACCCTCGACTACTACCACTTCTACTTATTCGGGGTCTACACCTCAATGCTGTTCTCAGTGAGCGTTTCCAGGGCTTACGACATTGCAGAGGAGTTCGAGGAGGGCACGATCGAGTACCTGTTGTCCCTGCCGATATCCAGGCGCGCACTTGCCCTCGGGAGAGCACTAGGCGGGGGGCTAGCGGCCTTCATCTTCACGCTCCCAATGTACGCCTTCATAATATACCTCCTGGGGGACTACGACCCCAGGGCCGTGCTCATCTCCCTAGCCGCGGCACTGGCCTTCTCGGTGGGCGTCGTGGGCTTCGTCCTCTCAGTGGTGCTGAGCCTGAAGTCAAGCGATACGACAGACATAGTGTTCGGCTTGCTGGACGCCGTCCTGATAAGGCTCAGCACAGTCTTCTACCCTGCAGTCGTCCTGAGCAAGATAGCACCCTACTACTACTCTGCCCTCCTGAACCCCATATCGCACTTCGTGGACTTCCTGCGCACAGTCTTCTTCTTCGAGGAGTTCAGGGCGATAACTATAGCTAGCCCGGATCTCATGGCCTGCTACCTGCTGGGCTTCGTCGTGGGGCTCTCCAGCCTGGCCATCCTAGTCGTTGAGAAGGCCGTAGAGGGTGGTGGGTGGAGGTAA
- a CDS encoding Rossmann-fold NAD(P)-binding domain-containing protein — MLATRLLVVGLGEVGRAVYEVARDSGRFEVYGYDVDTAKTTHRLEEIPRPVDILHVAIPYSEKFVEIVSQYASEFKPRAVIIHSTVAPGTTRRLHAALKLPVAFSPVRGKHPKIREHLYFWPKWVAALPREFAGEARRHLEDMGLKVRVCEEEPEALELAKLWETVYRAVMIAAWQEIDRIARRYGVGLKTIAEFTAEVHSVLRDRPVYYPDYIGGHCLIPNTQILHSVAQSKLLEFVLESNEKRLRELQDPGVRREVEDLRELFLSLTRRDYYA; from the coding sequence GTGCTGGCCACGAGGCTGCTGGTGGTAGGGCTCGGCGAAGTCGGGCGGGCAGTGTACGAGGTTGCACGCGACTCGGGCAGGTTCGAGGTCTACGGCTACGACGTGGATACCGCTAAGACTACACACAGGCTGGAGGAGATACCCAGGCCCGTAGACATACTGCACGTCGCAATACCCTACAGCGAGAAGTTCGTTGAGATTGTAAGCCAGTACGCCTCGGAGTTCAAGCCCAGAGCCGTCATAATCCACTCCACAGTGGCCCCGGGCACCACGAGGAGGCTCCACGCCGCGTTGAAGCTGCCAGTGGCCTTCTCCCCTGTGCGGGGCAAGCACCCGAAGATAAGAGAGCACCTCTACTTCTGGCCCAAGTGGGTCGCCGCCCTGCCCAGGGAGTTCGCGGGGGAGGCGAGGAGGCACCTCGAGGACATGGGCCTTAAGGTCAGGGTGTGCGAGGAAGAGCCCGAGGCCCTGGAGCTCGCGAAGCTCTGGGAGACTGTCTACAGGGCTGTCATGATAGCCGCGTGGCAGGAGATAGACCGAATAGCCCGCAGGTACGGCGTGGGCCTCAAGACCATAGCGGAGTTCACGGCGGAGGTTCACAGCGTCCTGCGCGACAGGCCTGTCTACTACCCCGACTACATCGGGGGCCACTGCCTCATACCCAACACCCAGATACTCCACAGCGTAGCCCAGTCCAAGCTCCTAGAGTTCGTCCTCGAGTCGAACGAGAAGAGGCTCAGAGAGCTGCAGGATCCGGGGGTCAGGAGGGAGGTGGAGGATCTCCGGGAACTGTTCCTGAGCCTGACTAGGAGGGACTACTACGCCTAG
- a CDS encoding ABC transporter ATP-binding protein — MGGYAVEIRNFTKRFGPTVAVDNLNLDIYEGEIFGLLGPNGSGKTTTLLTLATVYRPTSGDIYVFGHSVTREGDLVRRFVGIAFQEPKALWIDTPYELLLWHARVVGYSSSGAKEVVREVMERLNLWEHRKKQFYQLSGGTRKKLEIAKVLIQRPRIAIFDEPTAQVDVITKHALWDMIRELRDEGSTVIVATNDMFEAERICERLAIMYKGKLRALGRVEELKDKIPGGDVVEIHYEGDESTVRRVLESMADVGKYQISDHRVRIYLNKGEEKAVEIISSFSRSNLKIKKIMIQEPTLDDVFFYFTGATLRE, encoded by the coding sequence ATGGGTGGGTATGCTGTCGAGATAAGGAACTTCACTAAGCGCTTCGGCCCTACTGTCGCCGTGGATAACCTAAACCTCGACATATACGAGGGCGAGATTTTCGGCCTTCTCGGCCCCAACGGCTCTGGCAAAACTACTACCCTGCTCACGCTGGCGACGGTCTACAGGCCGACGAGTGGGGACATCTACGTCTTCGGGCACTCCGTCACGAGGGAGGGGGATCTCGTCAGGAGGTTCGTCGGGATAGCATTCCAGGAGCCCAAGGCCCTGTGGATAGACACGCCCTACGAGCTGTTGCTGTGGCACGCGAGGGTGGTCGGCTACTCTTCGAGTGGGGCGAAGGAGGTCGTAAGGGAGGTCATGGAGAGGTTAAACCTGTGGGAGCACAGGAAGAAGCAGTTCTACCAGCTCAGCGGCGGTACGAGGAAGAAGTTGGAGATAGCTAAGGTGCTCATCCAGAGGCCTAGAATCGCGATATTCGACGAGCCGACAGCCCAGGTAGACGTCATCACGAAGCACGCGCTGTGGGACATGATACGTGAGCTCAGGGACGAGGGCTCGACGGTGATTGTAGCTACTAACGACATGTTCGAAGCTGAGCGTATCTGCGAGCGCCTCGCGATAATGTACAAGGGGAAGCTCAGGGCTCTAGGGCGCGTGGAGGAGCTCAAAGACAAGATACCGGGGGGAGACGTCGTCGAGATACACTACGAGGGCGACGAGAGCACGGTCAGGAGAGTCCTCGAGTCCATGGCGGATGTTGGCAAGTACCAGATAAGCGACCACAGAGTCCGGATATACCTGAATAAGGGCGAGGAGAAGGCTGTGGAGATAATAAGCTCTTTCTCGAGGTCGAACCTCAAGATCAAGAAGATAATGATACAGGAGCCGACGCTGGACGACGTTTTCTTCTACTTCACGGGTGCAACTCTCAGGGAGTGA
- a CDS encoding RNA-guided endonuclease TnpB family protein, giving the protein MLLERTIKLKLVPLDTESRRLLHDLLKKYAELLAEAQRLVVELDIRSVKRAHEALYKLLREMHRELHNKYAEEAYRRALANYRSYLKLKRKWEKRLRRLGFEEPRPPSAEGNKVIDLHISAFRLSPPLLEVSYGGGKTMKFLAMPNPLLAKYAGWRIGNSKILVDKGSAYLFLTVRRNVEPEARPNRIYVDVNESSIDLLVADWGHGLGLFLSVMHEGKEIRRRYRILRRSIQKKVREIRRRNQLLRKYGKRERERVNQAVRRAAKLMADLALAYNADVVVEKLKDVTWRPRGNGELNYRLRSLPYRRIVESIRDKAAERGVRVLEVDARNTSVECPICGHADKKNRKSTTEFRCTKCGFELHAQLVPTVNLARRCEGVVARPAGQEALLTLEEAPVVSSGEAPHDPVNHDPARGKALPVPKTAKIIKI; this is encoded by the coding sequence ATGTTATTGGAGAGAACGATTAAGCTGAAGCTGGTACCGCTCGATACGGAGAGCAGGAGGCTGTTGCATGATTTGCTCAAGAAATACGCCGAGTTGCTGGCCGAGGCTCAGAGGCTCGTCGTAGAGCTGGACATTAGGAGCGTTAAAAGGGCCCATGAGGCGTTATATAAGCTCTTGCGGGAGATGCACCGCGAGCTCCACAATAAATACGCCGAGGAGGCCTACAGGAGGGCCTTGGCCAATTACCGCTCGTACCTAAAGCTCAAGAGAAAATGGGAGAAGAGATTGAGGAGGCTAGGCTTCGAGGAGCCGAGGCCGCCCTCGGCCGAGGGCAATAAGGTCATCGACCTACATATTTCCGCATTCCGCTTAAGCCCCCCTCTGTTGGAGGTATCTTACGGCGGCGGGAAGACCATGAAGTTCTTGGCGATGCCGAACCCCCTCTTGGCCAAATACGCCGGGTGGCGCATCGGCAACTCGAAAATCCTAGTGGACAAGGGAAGCGCGTACTTGTTCCTAACGGTTAGGCGGAATGTTGAGCCCGAGGCCCGTCCCAATAGGATATACGTCGACGTCAATGAGTCCAGCATCGATTTGCTTGTTGCCGATTGGGGGCACGGCCTCGGCCTATTCTTAAGCGTGATGCATGAAGGCAAGGAGATCAGGAGGAGGTACCGCATCTTAAGGCGGAGTATTCAGAAGAAGGTGCGCGAGATAAGGAGAAGGAATCAGCTCCTCAGAAAATACGGCAAAAGGGAGAGGGAGAGGGTGAACCAAGCGGTGAGGAGGGCCGCCAAACTCATGGCCGACTTGGCGCTGGCGTATAACGCCGACGTGGTCGTGGAAAAGCTCAAGGATGTGACTTGGAGGCCTAGGGGCAATGGCGAGCTGAACTATCGCTTGAGGAGCCTCCCCTACAGGAGGATCGTGGAATCGATAAGGGATAAGGCGGCGGAGCGCGGGGTAAGGGTTCTCGAGGTGGACGCCAGGAATACGTCGGTAGAGTGCCCTATTTGCGGCCACGCGGACAAGAAGAACCGGAAGTCCACTACAGAGTTCAGGTGCACGAAGTGTGGCTTCGAGCTGCACGCCCAACTAGTCCCCACGGTAAACCTGGCCCGCAGGTGTGAGGGCGTAGTGGCCAGACCCGCGGGCCAGGAGGCCCTCCTAACTCTCGAGGAGGCCCCAGTGGTGTCCTCCGGTGAAGCCCCCCATGACCCGGTGAACCATGACCCGGCGAGGGGGAAGGCCCTGCCTGTACCCAAAACAGCCAAAATAATCAAAATATAA
- a CDS encoding ABC transporter permease, protein MVFRSLRSVWLVVYRDLSRFWKYRFWLAGQVGMNLADILIYALVFSNMINTQLIPDYFKFFTTGVIAIAAFASAFSIGREVGIEIRREYTHYLLGLPLSRGELVAGRILGGMLRGVVYQSSFVALAAVLVGTPDLFGWLLVLYTSFALSASMSGLAIAISSSTKDFNLQATFRALTYYILFFFSNVFYPRQVLELRFPGAVVEAIGYTPVSLAADIYRWAFRYNAAVDVAQRVVLLTAWTSAMLAIAAAVYLRNLTKQ, encoded by the coding sequence ATGGTGTTCAGGAGTCTGAGGAGCGTCTGGTTGGTAGTGTACAGAGACCTCTCGAGGTTCTGGAAGTACAGGTTCTGGCTCGCGGGGCAGGTCGGGATGAACCTCGCGGACATACTCATTTACGCGCTCGTGTTCAGCAACATGATCAACACGCAACTCATACCAGACTACTTCAAGTTCTTCACGACCGGCGTCATAGCAATAGCCGCATTCGCGTCCGCGTTCTCAATAGGCAGGGAGGTCGGGATCGAGATCAGGAGGGAGTACACGCACTACCTGCTGGGGCTCCCCCTCTCTCGTGGCGAGCTGGTTGCGGGCCGAATACTCGGCGGGATGCTCCGGGGCGTCGTCTACCAGTCGAGCTTCGTGGCCCTCGCAGCAGTCCTCGTGGGCACCCCGGATCTATTCGGGTGGCTCCTAGTCCTGTACACCTCCTTCGCGCTGTCGGCGTCAATGTCTGGGCTCGCGATAGCGATTTCGTCCTCGACGAAGGACTTCAACCTCCAGGCGACGTTCAGGGCTCTCACCTACTACATTCTCTTCTTCTTCTCGAACGTCTTTTACCCGAGGCAGGTTCTCGAACTGAGGTTCCCTGGGGCAGTAGTCGAGGCCATAGGCTATACGCCTGTGTCGCTCGCGGCGGACATTTACAGGTGGGCCTTTCGGTATAACGCGGCTGTAGACGTCGCCCAGCGTGTCGTGCTCCTAACAGCCTGGACAAGCGCCATGCTTGCTATAGCGGCGGCAGTCTACCTGCGGAACCTGACGAAACAGTAG